Sequence from the Agrococcus sp. SL85 genome:
GGGGCGCACCGCGGCGAACGACTGCATCACCCGGATCGGGCGGGGCGCAGAGCTCGTCATGCGGCTCAGCATGCCACCTTGCGCGCCGCGGGCGAGGCCCTACACTCATCCCAATCCCGCGCGTCCGGGCTCCGGGCGGCAGCGGTCGGGGTGCAGCTGACAGGGGTGCCTGCCGTGTCCGAGTCCTTCGTCGACGCCCATCGGCGGCTCGCGGCCGCCCAGAAGGGGCACGCGCGCGGCGCGCCCGCGTACTCCGTCTACGTCAACCGCCGGATCGGCCGCGTGCTCGCCGCGGCGGCGCACCGCCGCGGGTGGACGCCCAACGGCGCGACGGCGGTGAGCGCCGCCCACACCTTCCTCGGCATCGCGCTGCTCGTGCTGCTGCCCGCCGCGTGGTGGACGGGCCTCGTCGTCGCCGCGCTGCTCGTGCTCGGCTACGCCTGGGACTCGGCCGACGGCCAGATCGCGCGGCTCCGCGGCGGCGGGAGCCTCGCGGGGGAGTGGCTCGACCACTTCGTCGACGCGCTGAAGATCGCCTGCCTGCACCTCGCCGTGCTGCTCGCGCTGTGGCTGCACACGCCCGTGCGCGACACCGCGTGGATGCTCGTGCCCCTCGTCGCCTCGATCGTCGGCGTCGTCACCTTCTTCGGCATGCTCCTCAACGACCTGCTGAAGGGCAAGGCGGGCGTCGCCTCGACGCACGCGCGCGGCGGCGGCACGCTCGGCAGGTCGCTGCTGCTGCTGCCCACCGACTTCGGCCTCCAGTGCCTGCTCTTCGCGCTGTGGGGCTGGACGACCGGGTTCCTGTGGGCCTACGCGGCGCTCGCGGCCCTGAACGGCGCCTTCCTCGTGCTCGCCGCCGTGCGCTGGTACCGAGAGATCCGCGGCATCGACCGCGCCTCGGCGGCCGCATGAGCGGCGCGGCGCCCACGCGCTTCGCGGTCGTCGTCGTGAGCTTCGGCTCGAGCGCGCTGCTCGCCCGAAACGCCGCGCGGCTCGAGCTGCCGGAGGGCGGCACGGTCGTCGTCGTCGACTGCTTCTCGAGCGGCGCCGAGCGCGAGCGCGTGCGCGCGCTCGGCGAGCGGCACGGCTGGCGCACGCTGCTGCTCGACGAGAACGCGGGCTTCGGCGGCGGCACGAACGCGGGCGCCGCCGCGGCGCTCGAGGACGGTGCCGAGGTGCTCGTGGCGCTCAACCCGGACGCGACGACCGACGCGGCCTCGCTCGAACGCCTCGTCGCGGCGGTGGCCGCCGACCCGATGCTGCTCGCCTCGCCCACGATCCTCTCGGGCGAGGGGCGGCCGTGGTTCGCGGGCGCCGACCTCTACCTCGACGACGGCCGGGTGCGCGCGGCCTCCGCCAGGGCGCGCGAGCCCGACGCCCGGCGGCGGGCCTGGGCGACGGGCGCGTGCTTCGCCGTCTCGGCCCCGCTCTGGCGGCGCCTCGGCGGCTTCGACGAGGACTACTTCCTCTACTGGGAGGACATCGACCTCTCGCACCGGGCGCTCGACGCGGGCGCGAGGATGGCGCTCGTCGACGCCGTGGTCGTGCACGAGCCCGGCGGGACGCAGGAGGCCTCGGCGCCCGGCCGCGCGAAGTCGGAGGCGTACTACTACTTCAACATCCGCAACCGCATGCTCTACGCGGTCAAGCACCTCGACGGCGTCGACGTGCGGCGGTGGCGGCGCAGCGACGCGCGCGTCGCGCGCGGCGTCGTGCTGCGCGGCGGTCGTGCGCAGGCTGCTGCGCTCGCTCGCGCCGTGGCGCGCCTACCTGCGCGGGCTCCGCGACGGCCGCCGCATCGCGCGCGGGAGCCTGCGATGACGGGCGAGGCCAGCATCCTCGTCGTCTGCGCCGCGAACGTCTGCCGCTCGCCGCTCGCCGAGCTCGTGCTGCGCGAGGAGCTCGCCGCCCGCGGGTTCGGCGGCGTCGTCGTCTCGAGCGCGGGCGTGCGCGCGATCGAGGGCGCCGGCGCGTGCGAGGACGTCGTGGCGCTCCGCGACGGCGCGGACTGGCGCGCCCGCTGCGCGCGGCACCGCTCGCGGCAGGCTCGATGCCGAGGCGGTGGACGGCGCGGCCCTCGTGCTCGCCGCGACCCGCGAGATCCGCTCAGCGGTGGTCGCCGCGGTGCCCGCGGCGCGCCGGCGCGCGTTCACGCTCCGCGAGGCGCTCTGGCTCGGTGCGGGGTTCGAGTCCGTCGACGTCGACGGCGAGCGGCTCGACGAGGGCGAGCGGGCCGTGCGCGCGCTCGCGGCGCACCTCGACGAGCGGCGGGGCCTGCGCACGCCGCCCGCGCCGCCGGCGCGCCGATGGTTCCGGCCGACGCCGGACCCGTTCGACATCGAGGACGGGCACGGCAGGCGCGGCGGAGCGCACCGCCAGGCCCTCCGCGAGGTCGATCAGGCGGCGCGCGAGCTCGGGCGGCTCATCGCGGGAGCGCCGGCCGCGGCGCGCTGACGAGCTCGGCCGCCGCGGCGCGCAGGCTCCGCGCGGCGGCCTCCCACGTGCAGCGCTCGGCGATGGCGCGCGAGGCCGCGCTCGGCGGGCGCCGGTCCCAGGTGGCGTCGATCGCCTCGGCGATGCGCGCGACGTCGAGCGGCGGCACGAGCGCCGCGATGCCGCCGACCATCTCCCGGTGCACCGGGATGTCGCTCGCGACGAGCGGCGGCCCCATCGAGGCCGCCTCGACCGAGGGCATGTCGAAGCCCTCGTCGAGGCTGAGGGCGAGCACGAGCGCCGCGTTCGCGTAGAGCCAGGCGAGCTCGGCGTCCGGCACGTGCCCGAGCAGCACGATGCTGCCGTCCTCGAGCAGCGGGCGCGCGGCCTCCGGGATCTCGGCCCCGATGCCGGAGTGCGCGGTGCCGCCGACGACGTAGAGGGGCGAGGCGGGACCGATGCGCGCGGCGCGAGCCGCGGCGAGCATCGCGGTGCCGAGGTTCTTGCGCACGTTGAGCCGGCCGACGACGACGGCGTAGCGCTGCCCCTCGGGCACGGCCGCGGGTCGCGTGCCGGGCGCCGCGAGCGCGGCGGGCACGCCGAGGCCCGTGACGACCGCGGGCGGGAGGTGCGGCGCGAGGCGCGCGATGCGGGCGGCCTCGGTCGACGTCGAGGCCGCGATCGCCGAGGCTCGGCGGGCCCAGGGGAGCATCGGCGCGAAGTAGCGCCGCTCGGCGGCCGAGAACCACTCGGGGTGGTCCTCGAACATCACGTCGTGGATGAAGACGAGGGAAGCGCCGGAGGCGGGGGCGTAGTTGTGGCACAGGGCGAGGTCGGCGCCGAGGCGGGCCGCAAGGCGCGGCAGCTCCCAGCGGTTGGCCGCGGCGTGGGGCCACAGCCGCGTGCGGACCGCCTCGACGCCGGCGGGCAGGTCGTCGGCGGCGGCGTCGAGCCGCAGCGCGAGCACGAGGCGGTCCTCGGGGAAGGCCTCTGCCCAAGCGGCGATGAGCTCGCGCTGCACCGTCCGGTTCGCGCCCGGGCCGCGGTCCCACCAGAACGCGTCGCACAGGATCCGCACGGGTCCCCCTCCTCCGGCCCGGCCGTCGGGCGCTCGCCTGAGGGCATGCTAAGCGAAACAACGCAGTTTCAGTAACGGTGTTATGCCATGCTCCTGCCAAGCATCGCCCAGGGTGCGACCGGCCGGGAGGCCGCTCGGACCGGGCGATCCGAGATCGGGGGACCCATGGCAGCGCAGGCTCGCAG
This genomic interval carries:
- a CDS encoding CDP-alcohol phosphatidyltransferase family protein: MSESFVDAHRRLAAAQKGHARGAPAYSVYVNRRIGRVLAAAAHRRGWTPNGATAVSAAHTFLGIALLVLLPAAWWTGLVVAALLVLGYAWDSADGQIARLRGGGSLAGEWLDHFVDALKIACLHLAVLLALWLHTPVRDTAWMLVPLVASIVGVVTFFGMLLNDLLKGKAGVASTHARGGGTLGRSLLLLPTDFGLQCLLFALWGWTTGFLWAYAALAALNGAFLVLAAVRWYREIRGIDRASAAA
- a CDS encoding glycosyltransferase — its product is MRILCDAFWWDRGPGANRTVQRELIAAWAEAFPEDRLVLALRLDAAADDLPAGVEAVRTRLWPHAAANRWELPRLAARLGADLALCHNYAPASGASLVFIHDVMFEDHPEWFSAAERRYFAPMLPWARRASAIAASTSTEAARIARLAPHLPPAVVTGLGVPAALAAPGTRPAAVPEGQRYAVVVGRLNVRKNLGTAMLAAARAARIGPASPLYVVGGTAHSGIGAEIPEAARPLLEDGSIVLLGHVPDAELAWLYANAALVLALSLDEGFDMPSVEAASMGPPLVASDIPVHREMVGGIAALVPPLDVARIAEAIDATWDRRPPSAASRAIAERCTWEAAARSLRAAAAELVSAPRPALPR